The Magnetococcales bacterium sequence GCCCTGCAACTGTAAAGGAGAGGAGCCGGAAATGCCAGATGCGGGGAGAGGGGGGAGGAAATGGGGGGTGGAAGGGGGAGGAAGCTGGGAATATGTGTTAAGTTAGCCTTTCAATATTTAATCTTTTAAGTATCAAAAAATGGAAATGTTCTATCCTTTTATTTTTACATTTTTCTAATATATTTTTCAAAAGCCATATTCAGATTATACAATCTGCTCGATTATTCCAATAATAAAGAGGTCTAGTGTGGTTCAACTGTGCAACAGTCCCTGACCGCAAGGATGGACAAGAGACGTGGAAGGGGTTGTCTGGTTTGCGTCATTACTCCTTGATCACCCAAACTGGCTTGCCATTTTTCTCTTGCTTTATGATATTTAGAACACCCCCTTTACCGCAATATTTATGATTATTAAAGTCTGATAGATAGGTTATTATTGTCGATTCTTTGCATCCTAAGGATTTAAGATCGTCCCACGTAACCTCTTTCTGATTATAAAAAAGATTGCGAAAGCGTTCTTTACAATGACCTTTTCCAGACGATTCTTTCTTGTCACTTAACAACACTACATCATTATTGGGTTGTGATGGTTCTTCAACGATAAAAGTTAGAAACCGAAAGATTCCATTGGAACCTGCGTTCCTACTATAATCTGTCCATGAGGCAATGTATTTTCCATGAATCTTAAGAGATCCCTTTGCTTTTGTTTTTGCTGCCGCTTTCTCTGCCCATGCGAGATTTCCAGTAATTTCATGACCTTCCTTTAATGCGAATTTCATATCATTCCCTCTCCTGGACCCATTCCAGTAGAGTGGATCATTGGTAATACAAATAACGATTCCAACTTGCGCTTGCTTCTGATCCACGAACCACTCGACCCTAGATAAGTCATTTAAGATTCCAAAACGCCCATCATCTCTGGAACCTTCTGGAAAATTGAATTCCTCTCCACCATCCACATCAGGGAAGAATCTCCCTTTTCTCTTCGGATACTTTAACTCGATTATGTATATTATGTTTTCATATTCCATCCAGATATCGACTGCGGCTGTTCCAGAAACAGGGCGTTCGAGACGAATTCTGGCATCTGAATATCGCTCATAAAGGAAGCAGGCCAACGCATGTTGAAAATCGGCTTCAGAATGAAATATCGGACGCTTCTTGCTTAACTCCAAGAGCCATTCATCAATGTTTTGCTTGTTGAAAATTGTGGTATTCACAAATGGTTCTCCTTTTGCGGCAAGAAAGCGATAAACACTCTAGTACATTTTGAAACAGCCGTTTGATGCTCTGACAAAAATTGCAGACTCACTTTCCGAAGAAATAAATTACAAAGCTATAAAATAATCGCATATGATTTATATCATGCAAAATTAACAGCACTCTCATTGCAACTTCCTTAAGAATTTATTTAATATGTCAAGCTACCCCCGCCACCGGATGAACTCTCCGAGTGATCTCCTCCCCGTGGTCGCGTTCCACCACGGCAATATCGTATTGCCCCTGCAAGTCCAACCAAAATTGCGGGCTGTTGCCGAAATAACCCCCCAGACGTACCGCGGTATCGGCTGAAATACCCCGTCGACCGTTCACTATTTCGGTAATCCGCCCCGAAGGAACCCCGATACCAAGGGCCAAACGGTTGGCGCTCAGGTTGCGGGCCTGCAATTCACGTTTCAATAAACGCCCTGGATGAACGATCGGTGGCATGGATCACCCTGTGTGACAGTCTATAATTCCGACGTTATAGGCATCTCCATCAGCGAACTCAAGGCAGATTCGCCATGGTCCATTGACGGTCATTGCCCATTGATTTTTGCGATTGCCCTTCAGTTTGTGCAAACCAACGCTCGCCAAGGGACTGAGATCAAGCAGAATATTTCGCTGCACCTGAAGAACATTTACCAAGACGGTGAGCCAGACGCCGCCGCAACTGTCAAGGAATCCTTGACGGTTCGTAACCCTTCATCACCCCCCCCTCTTTCTGTCCTGCTTCCGGCAGGCAATCGGATTGTTCCAGCGCCTTTCAAGAAGACAATTGTTGCTGGAACGATCCATGGCGCGCTCGCGGTCCGTTTGGAAAAAAAACCCGAAGGACCGTAAGCTGGACAAGCCTGGACAGATAAACGTTCCGGGGCACTGCCCTGCCGTGGTGAACGAGAATCCCCCGACACCCGTTTACCGGAACAGATATTCCCCGTTTACCGTGCAACGTGCACGACCGGAGCGATAGCCCCCTGCCCTTCGGCTGGGGAGCGTCGGTTTCCGGATTTTATTATATTTTCCAGTATCACTTTGTATTATGAACGACCCAATCCATCAACAAACATGAAGATTGCAAAAAACCCCAGGCCCCCATCCGCCGCAAAGCCTTGTGCCACGCCATTTCCGGCTGGGTGATATCACACACCCGGTCTGGTTTTTCGATCAATTATTTCCAACCTTTCCCCGTCCCCCACTTGAAAAGCATAAAAAAATTGACGCGCATCAAGGTGTAAGCCGAGACCAACCGGCAAAGTGCAAAAATGAAGCGGTCGACTTCTCAAGGCGCCTCCGAGCGGTGTGACCGTCTCTTTTCACACACTCGCGTCGCAAGTTGACATGGATCAAGGGCAGTGGCCTTGCAAACTGCAATTATCCATCATGGCTGTGAAATATTTTTCTTATCGTTCTATTGAAAAACTCCTTTTCAATTTGAAGATAGTGCAAACCCATGTCCATCAAACCTCTGGTGTCGTATGAAGGAGCTTCAATAAATGAGAAAAGGAATGTTTCTTAAGAGCGCTGTTACAGTAGCCGGCCTTTTTGCTCTGACTATCGGCATGGCCGGGGCTGCGGAAACGGTCGCCGCGAAAGCCCTGCCAGAGGCTCCGGCCATCTCCAAGGAAGAGATGGAAGTGGGCAAGAAAATCTTCTTCGAGCGCTGCGCCGGCTGCCACGGCGTGCTGCGCAAGGGCGCCACCGGTAAGCCCCTCACCACCGACATCACCCGCGAAAAGGGCACCGATTACCTCAAGAACTTTATCACCTACGGTTCTCCGGCAGGTATGCCCAACTGGGAAGGAACCCTTTCCGCCCAGGAAATCGACCTCATGTCCCGCTACCTGCAGCACGAGCCCCCCCAGCCGCCTCCCTTCGGCATGGAAGACATGAAGGCCACCTGGAAAGTCATCGTGCCGGTGGACAAGCGCCCCACCAAGCAGATGAACAAATACAACCTGGAAAACATCTTCTCCGTCACCCTGCGTGATGCCGGAAAAGTGGCCATCATCGACGGCGACACCAAGCAGATCATCAACATCGTCGAAACCGGCTATGCCGTACATATCTCCCGTCTGTCCACCTCCGGCCGCTACCTCTTCGTCATCGGTCGTGACGCCAAGATCAATCTGATCGACCTCTGGATGGAAAAGCCCGACAACGTGGCCGTCATCAAGATCGGCATGGAGGCCCGTTCCGTCGAAACCTCCAAGTACAAGGGCTACGAAGACAAGTATGCCATCGCCGGATCCTACTGGCCGCCCCAGTACGTGATCATGAAGGGCGACACCCTCGAACCCATGAAGGTTGTTTCCACCCTCGGCAAGGTTCTCGGCGAAGGGCCGGACAAAGGCAAAGACCACCCCGAACCGCGTGTGGCCGCCATCGTGGCTTCCCACGAGCATCCCGACTTCATCATCAACGTCAAGGAAACCGGTGTGGTCCGCATGGTGGACTACTCCGACATCAACAAGCTGGCCACCATCGAGATTCCCACCGCCCAGTTCCTGCATGACGGCGGCTGGGACGCCACCCATCGCTACTTCATGTCCGCGGCCAACAAGTCCAACAAAATCGCCGTGGTGGACTCCAAGGAGCGTAAACTGGTCAGCCTGGTCGAAGTGGGCGCCATTCCCCATCCGGGCCGGGGGGCCAACTTCGTTCATCCCAAGTTCGGACCCGTCTGGGCCACCAGCCACCTGGGTGACGAAACCATCGACATGATCGGAACCGATCCCGTCAAACATCCCGAACAGGCCTGGAAAATGGTGCAAAGCATCAAGGGTCAAGGGGGCGGCTCTCTCTTCATCAAAACCCATCCCAAATCGACCAATCTGTGGGTGGACACGCCTCTGAATCCGGACACCTCGGCTTCCCAGTCCATCGCGGTCTTCGACATCAACAATCTGGAAAAGGGCTTCGAAGTCCTGCCGATCGGCGAGTGGGCCGGCGTGGGCGAGGGCATGAAGCGCGTGGTTCAGCCGGAGTATAACAAGGCCGGTGACGAAGTCTGGTTCGCCGTCTGGAACGAAAAGAACAACACATCCGCCCTGGTGGTGGTCGACGACAAGACCCGCAAGCTCAAGGCGGTGATCAAGGATCCGGCGTTGGTGACCCCGACGGGCCATTTCAACGTCTACAACACGGTGCATGACATCTATTGATGCCGTTCGGAGTCCGGATGCACTTGTAATGGTATGAAGAAGTTCAGGGGGGAATGGCCGGAAAGCTGTTCCCCCCTTTTTTCCTTTCAATATTTTATCTTTTAAATATCAAAAAAAGGAAATGTTCTGTCATTTGACGTTCATGTTATTCTTTATTTGTAACTGTTCAGACATACGGGGGTTCGGGGGGGATTATCCCCCCCGACGGGTCCAGGGCAGCGCCCTGGGACTTTTCCTTTCTCTTTTGATTCGGTCACGCTGCGCTGGGCAGGGGGCTGAATAGTTACATAAATTGATTGACTAATTCAGTATTAAAGAAAAAGTCAAAGAATAGAACATTTCCTTTTTTTGATACTTAGTAACTATTCAGACCCCTGCCCCGCACAGCAGGCCGAATCAAAAGACAAAGGAAAAGTCCCAGGGGTGCCCCCTGGACCCCATTGGGTCGGAAGTCAACGGCAAACGGAAAAGTCCCAGGGCGCTGCCCTGGACCCGTTGGGGGGGATAATCCCCCCCAAACCCCCGTATACCTGAACAGATACGATACTTAAAAGATAAAATATTAAACGGATGGGCTCAACCTGCGGGAGTTCGTGGCATGATGAAATTTATCCTGACCTGGCTGTGTCTGATTCCCGGTTTGGCCTTCGCCGACGCCGCCACCATCTACCTCCAGCACTGCGCCTCCTGCCACCATCCGGAACGCCTCGGCGGGACCGGCCCGGCCCTCTTCCCGGAAAATCTGGGTCGCCTCAAGCCCGAACAGGCTCAGGTCACCATCGCCCAAGGCCGCCCCGCCAGCCAAATGCCCCCCTTCCAGGAGAAACTCACCGCCGAGGAGATCCGCTCCCTGGTCTCCTACATCTACCAACCCTCCGATAAACCCATCCAGTGGGATATCGATCAGATCCGCTCCTCCCATCAGGTTCTGGCCCGCGATTTGCCCGCCAAACCCCGGTTCGACGCCGACCCCCTGAACCTCTTCGTCGTGGTGGAAACCGGCGATCACCATATCTCCCTGCTGGATGGCGACAAACTCGAAGTCATCCAGCGTTTTCCCACCCGCTTCGCGCTTCACGGCGGCCCCAAATTCTCCCCCGACGGACGTTTCGTCACCACCGCCTCCCGCGACGGCTGGATCTCCCTTTATGACCTCTACAACTTCGCTCTGGTCGCCGAAGTGCGCGCCGGCATCAATACCCGCAACCTCGCCGTCTCCGGCGACGGCAAAACCGTCATGGTGGCCAACTACCTGCCCCACACCCTCGTCGCCCTCGACGCCCGGGATCTGACCCCGTTGAAGGTGATTCCCGTCAGCGACGAAAAAAGCGGCAAATCCTCCCGGGTCAGCGCCGTCTACTCCGCGCCACCACGTCACACCTTCGTGGCCGCCCTGAAAGACCTGCCCGAAGTCTGGGAAATTCCCTACAACGACCAGGCCGCCCCCGTGATCACCGGCATGGTGCATGACTACCAACCCGCCTCCGGAGAAGCGCTGCCCGTGGCCAAAGGCCCCTTCCCGGTGCGACGCATCCTCGTCGAGGACTATCTCGACGACTTCTTCTTCGACGGCACCTACTCCTATCTGGTCGGCGCCTCCCGCGACGGCGGCTCCGCCCGTGTGGTCAACCTGGATGTGCGTCGCACCATCGGCAAACTCGACCTGCCGGGCATGCCCCATCTGGCTTCCGGCATTCTTTGGGAGAAGGATGGCGTGCCCATCCTGGCCACTCCCCATCTCAAGGAGGCCATGATCTCCTTCATTGACATGAAAAAATGGCAGATCATCAAGCGCATTGCCACCGAAGGTCCGGGATTTTTCATGCGCAGCCACGAAAACACCCCGTATGCCTGGGTCGACACCTCCATGGGTGGCAAAAAGGATCGCATCCACATCGTGGACAAACGCACCCTGGAAATCGTCAAGACCTTGCAACCCGCGCCGGGACGGCAGACGGCTCATGTGGAGTTCAGTCGCGACGGCAAATACGCTTTGTTGAGTGTTTCCGAAATGGATGGGGAGCTGGTGATTTACGACGCCGCCACCCTGGAAGAGGTGAAGCGTCTGCCCATGAAAAAGCCTTCGGGGAAGTACAACGTGTTCAACAAGATCAACCGGTCGTCCGGAACCAGCCACTGATCCGGAGCGGGAGAGGGAGAGGGAGTCCTCCAGATATACGGGGGTCCGGGGGGGATTATCCCCCCCGGCGGGGTTCGGGGCAGCGCCCCGAGGTTTTATCCGTTGACGTGTCCGTAAGCGGTCCGCCGCCGCCAATGAAATCGAAAAAGATGCCACCCCTTGCGAAGCGGATTTAACGCGGCGGACCGCGGGGGGGCAAGGGGGGGCCTCATCCCCCCATCTTTTGACGTTGACGTGCGCCGTTGACGTGCCCGTTGCCGGAAGACTTTGCGCAGCGGGAAAACCCGGCTGTTCGTCGAGGGTGAGTTCAAGGATGGGGGGATGAGGCCCCCCCTTGCCCCCCGCGGTCCGCCGCGTGAAATTCGTTGGGTGCGGTTGGCAATTTTCGGGATTTCATTGGCGGCGGCGGACCGCTACGGCAACAGTCTACGGCAACGGCCAACACCTTGGGGCTCCGCCCCAAACCCCGCCGGGGGGGATAATCCCCCCCGGACCCCCGTTTTGCTTTATCTCGTCGCGGCCCGGGTTTCCCCTCTTTGATGGGTGCCCCCGGCTTTGGTGATCAGGCTATCCAGGTTCTCCACCAGGGTCGGGCGATCCTCCTTGTAGAACAGACCCATTGCCGGAGCATCGGTGATCTGCGCCTCCCTCAAAGCCGCCATGCGATCCGAAGTGTCGTGATCTTTCGGCAGAGGACGCACCGACATGCCCAGATTGACGTAGGTCTTGCTGGTTTTGTCAAACGTCACGCAGGGGCTGAGGATATGCAGATAGGAGAAGCCTTTGTGAGCGATGGCCTGGGCGATCATCTCCTTCAGATGCGCCGGGTGGCCCGCGTAGGTCTGCCCCACCCAGGAAGCGCCGTAGGACAAGACCATCGACAGGGGATTCAGGGGGAGGTCCGGGTTCTCATACGGACTGGTGGAGGTGCGGAAACCCTGGGCCGAAAGGGGGGAGGTCTGACCTTTGGTCAGGCCGTAGATACCGTTGTCGAAGAGCAGGTAGGTGATATCGACGTTGCGGCGGGCGGCATGGGGAATGTGGCCGCCGCCGATGGCGAAGCCGTCGCCGTCACCGCCAACCCCGATGACCTGGAGTTTGTCGTTGGCCACTTTCACCCCGGTGGCCACGGGCAACACCCGACCGTGCAGGGTGTGGAAGCCGTAGAGGCTCAGGAAGAAGGGGAAGCGGGAGGAGCAGCCGATGCCCGAGACCACGACGGCTTCGTCCGGGGCGATGCCCATGCGGTTCATGGCGTCGGTGACCCCTTCGACGATGGCGAAGTAGCCGCAGCCGGGGCACCAGGTGGGAAGGGCGCGGGAGCGGAAGTCCAGACGACCGCTTTCCTGAACTTCGCGGAGTTTGTCGTCCACATACACGATTTGATCCATGACAGCACCATTTTTCATCAGGAGGGGTGAAACGCCCGCAACACCGTGGGAAAATCTTTTGACTTTCAATATGTTATCTTTTAAGTGTCAAAAAAAGGAAATGTTCTGTCCTTTGACTGTTCTTATTTATCTTTCTCACGAGTTAACTATTCAGGCCACTGCACAGTGCGGCATGATCGTGTCAACGGCGAAAGGAAAAGTCCCAGGGGTACCCCCTGGACCCCATGGGGTTGAAGGTCAACAGCAAAAGGAAAAGTCCCAAGGCGCTGCCCTGGACCCGTCGGGGGGGGATAATCCCACCCGAACCTCCGTATACCTGAACAGATACCTCACGAGTTAATTGTAACACATAAAAAAGTCAAAACATTTCCTTTTTTTGATACTTAAAGGCAACATATTGAACGTCAAAAGAATACCATTCTTTGGTTTCGGGAGTTTTGCAACTCCCTCAACCAAATGAACGGAACCCGGCTATCCCGCCAGCTTCTCGATCATCTCCAGAATATCCTCCACCGGCATCGGCCCCCCCGGCACCCGGCTCAACTTCACCACCGGCCTGGCCAACGCCCCCTGCACCAACCCGGCAAACTGGCCCTCCCAGTTCAACTCCGGCACCAACACCTGATCACACTCATCCATGAAAGCCCGAATCGCCTCCACCGGCAACGGCGACAACACCACCACCTTCATCGCCGCGCAACGGATCCCCTTGGCCCGCGCCATCTCCATGGCCTCCAGACACTCCCCGAAGGTCGAGCCCCAACTCAGCACCCCGACTTTGACGCGCCCCGCATCCCCGAACCGCTTCCACACCGTGAAATCGGGATGGTGCAACACCCCCAGCAACTTTTGATGCCGCTTGCGGCTCATGGCCTCGTGCATCGCCGCCTGATCGTTGGGGCGTCCCTCCTCGTTATGCTCCAGACCCGTGATCACATGGGTGCAGCCCGGATCCCCCGGAATCGCCCGCGGACTGACGCCGTCCTCCGTCAGGGCGAAACGCCGGTATACCTCTCCCGGCTCCAACCGTTTCACCGCCTTGTTGGCCTCCAACTCGAAGGGAGCGCCGGTTTCCGAAAGCATCACCGTCTCGTAGCGGTTGGAGAGGTAGAGATCCAGCAGCACGATGACCGGGGTCTGATAACGCTCCGCCATTTCGAAGGCCTTGCCGGCGCAACGGTAACAGCCCTCCACGTTGGTGGGGGCCAGCACGATGCGCTGCGAATCCCCCGGAGAACCGAAGATGGCCGCGTTGAGGTCGGACTGCTCGGTTTTGGTGGGCATGCCCGTGGAGGGTCCGCCCCGTTGGGAGACGAAAACCACACACGGCACCTCCGCCATGGTGCCCAAACCCAGCATCTCCGCCATCAGGGCC is a genomic window containing:
- a CDS encoding c-type cytochrome encodes the protein MRKGMFLKSAVTVAGLFALTIGMAGAAETVAAKALPEAPAISKEEMEVGKKIFFERCAGCHGVLRKGATGKPLTTDITREKGTDYLKNFITYGSPAGMPNWEGTLSAQEIDLMSRYLQHEPPQPPPFGMEDMKATWKVIVPVDKRPTKQMNKYNLENIFSVTLRDAGKVAIIDGDTKQIINIVETGYAVHISRLSTSGRYLFVIGRDAKINLIDLWMEKPDNVAVIKIGMEARSVETSKYKGYEDKYAIAGSYWPPQYVIMKGDTLEPMKVVSTLGKVLGEGPDKGKDHPEPRVAAIVASHEHPDFIINVKETGVVRMVDYSDINKLATIEIPTAQFLHDGGWDATHRYFMSAANKSNKIAVVDSKERKLVSLVEVGAIPHPGRGANFVHPKFGPVWATSHLGDETIDMIGTDPVKHPEQAWKMVQSIKGQGGGSLFIKTHPKSTNLWVDTPLNPDTSASQSIAVFDINNLEKGFEVLPIGEWAGVGEGMKRVVQPEYNKAGDEVWFAVWNEKNNTSALVVVDDKTRKLKAVIKDPALVTPTGHFNVYNTVHDIY
- a CDS encoding 2-oxoacid:acceptor oxidoreductase subunit alpha, which translates into the protein MAATDIQIAICGSAGDGTIAAGDILRHAVADAGFRVISFDVYPPEIRGFGKCIARLRITTQQAYSLKRQSDVLVSLDDSHTLPHVGEVRDCGAVIYESKPLVQLEEGAHLSAHVGPGQIPYAIPIREMSEKATGSARSRNLVILGFVAGLCGIPPGVFTRIVQKKFGKQGEAVVNRNVAAFQSGFDAGRATFKLDDVAFGASGEEGRASKNRVAMLSGNAAVVQGCMEAEISTFFGYPITPATSIMERLAVEMPKRGKRLMQTEDEISAIAATIGAGYAGSRSATATSGPGLALMAEMLGLGTMAEVPCVVFVSQRGGPSTGMPTKTEQSDLNAAIFGSPGDSQRIVLAPTNVEGCYRCAGKAFEMAERYQTPVIVLLDLYLSNRYETVMLSETGAPFELEANKAVKRLEPGEVYRRFALTEDGVSPRAIPGDPGCTHVITGLEHNEEGRPNDQAAMHEAMSRKRHQKLLGVLHHPDFTVWKRFGDAGRVKVGVLSWGSTFGECLEAMEMARAKGIRCAAMKVVVLSPLPVEAIRAFMDECDQVLVPELNWEGQFAGLVQGALARPVVKLSRVPGGPMPVEDILEMIEKLAG
- a CDS encoding type II toxin-antitoxin system RelE/ParE family toxin is translated as MVNVLQVQRNILLDLSPLASVGLHKLKGNRKNQWAMTVNGPWRICLEFADGDAYNVGIIDCHTG
- a CDS encoding c-type cytochrome, which codes for MMKFILTWLCLIPGLAFADAATIYLQHCASCHHPERLGGTGPALFPENLGRLKPEQAQVTIAQGRPASQMPPFQEKLTAEEIRSLVSYIYQPSDKPIQWDIDQIRSSHQVLARDLPAKPRFDADPLNLFVVVETGDHHISLLDGDKLEVIQRFPTRFALHGGPKFSPDGRFVTTASRDGWISLYDLYNFALVAEVRAGINTRNLAVSGDGKTVMVANYLPHTLVALDARDLTPLKVIPVSDEKSGKSSRVSAVYSAPPRHTFVAALKDLPEVWEIPYNDQAAPVITGMVHDYQPASGEALPVAKGPFPVRRILVEDYLDDFFFDGTYSYLVGASRDGGSARVVNLDVRRTIGKLDLPGMPHLASGILWEKDGVPILATPHLKEAMISFIDMKKWQIIKRIATEGPGFFMRSHENTPYAWVDTSMGGKKDRIHIVDKRTLEIVKTLQPAPGRQTAHVEFSRDGKYALLSVSEMDGELVIYDAATLEEVKRLPMKKPSGKYNVFNKINRSSGTSH
- a CDS encoding HigA family addiction module antidote protein; translated protein: MPPIVHPGRLLKRELQARNLSANRLALGIGVPSGRITEIVNGRRGISADTAVRLGGYFGNSPQFWLDLQGQYDIAVVERDHGEEITRRVHPVAGVA
- a CDS encoding 2-oxoacid:ferredoxin oxidoreductase subunit beta; translated protein: MDQIVYVDDKLREVQESGRLDFRSRALPTWCPGCGYFAIVEGVTDAMNRMGIAPDEAVVVSGIGCSSRFPFFLSLYGFHTLHGRVLPVATGVKVANDKLQVIGVGGDGDGFAIGGGHIPHAARRNVDITYLLFDNGIYGLTKGQTSPLSAQGFRTSTSPYENPDLPLNPLSMVLSYGASWVGQTYAGHPAHLKEMIAQAIAHKGFSYLHILSPCVTFDKTSKTYVNLGMSVRPLPKDHDTSDRMAALREAQITDAPAMGLFYKEDRPTLVENLDSLITKAGGTHQRGETRAATR